The Caenorhabditis elegans chromosome II genome has a segment encoding these proteins:
- the coa-3 gene encoding Cytochrome c oxidase assembly factor 3 (Confirmed by transcript evidence), with protein sequence MLAVLNCRTLAFRRLVSTSRLAATKEKLPTETTKFSQIEKKKDNEMLETIDIEDLPRPQKRFAKQFEKVNQERVKEIFAKNYKNHISFAVLLGVVIGIYWYTMYSVKQETFLEEIDEEMAATNPKTHGHLAKK encoded by the exons ATGCTCGCTGTGCTCAATTGCCGGACACTGGCATTCCGAAGGCTTGTCAGCACGAGCCGTCTAGCTGCCACAAAGGAAAAATTGCCGACGGAGACGACGAAGTTCTCACAAattgaa aaaaagaaGGACAATGAGATGCTGGAAACAATCGATATTGAGGATCTACCACGACCACAGAAACGGTTCGCCAAGCAGTTTGagaag GTGAATCAAGAGCGAGTCAAGGagattttcgcgaaaaattaCAAGAATCACATCTCATTTGCCGTACTTTTGGGTGTTGTTATCGGAATCTACTGGTATACAATGTATTCTGTGAAACAGGAGACATTCCTCGAAGAAATCGACGAAGAAATGGCCGCTACGAATCCAAAAACTCATGGACATCTTGCCAAGAAATAg
- the clec-138 gene encoding C-type LECtin (Confirmed by transcript evidence), which translates to MLVLFLLFLVVPAVSAKDPRCPKNFTFVKRTLTFKNNFTKGWCLGIFNGTDVGNRDRARSVCLYHNASLSNPENSHELEIVSDVIRARNISLPIALDGQLSPRCKALIFRGEQSQQYFDQRTEEGDCNINNHLFVYDDINTDTLFIRSKLGTSAGTNGGYSSQEDGVKFRFTRDCNALTDAYYYFSNGTHFYAVDGRTELLGCFGEKDKQNKHEYSSVLCGRFPL; encoded by the exons ATGTTAGTTTTATTCTTACTATTCTTGGTTGTTCCGGCGGTTTCTGCAAAGGATCCAAGATGCCCAAAAAACTTTACTTTTGTCAAAAGAACACTAACTTTTAAGAATAATTTTACAAAGGGGTGGTGCTTGGGG attttcaatgGAACGGATGTGGGAAATCGTGACCGAGCCCGCTCAGTCTGTCTCTATCATAACGCTTCGCTGAGCAATCCAGAAAATTCACATGAACTTGAGATTGTTTCTG acgTTATTCGCGCACGGAACATTTCCCTCCCGATTGCACTCGACGGACAACTCTCTCCAAGATGCAAGGCCCTTATTTTCAGAGGCGAACAGAGCCAACAATATTTTGACCAAAGAACAGAGGAAGGAGATTGCAATATTAACAATCATTTGTTTGTATATGATGATATCAATACAGATACTTTATTTATCCGTTCCAAACTAGGTACTTCGGCTGGAACTAATGGAGGATACTCCAGTCAGGAGGACGGAGTAAA ATTTCGTTTCACCAGAGATTGTAACGCATTAACAGATGCATACTATTACTTTTCTAATGGAACACATTTCTATGCGGTAGATGGACGAACTGAATTGCTCGGATGCTTTGGGGAAAAGGATAAGCAAAATAAACACGAATATAGTAGTGTTCTTTGTGGAAGATTCCCTCTCTGA
- the F35D11.3 gene encoding putative membrane protein F35D11.3 (Confirmed by transcript evidence) yields MSKCATPTPSTSSNSSDEAKRSPQPMSRGFPQRNMSTTSSNGSNSPRHRSLETPIVLQPATRFALANLTTTVLRLDFWDDNDPNSIFFCKSTFNIVTQCLDLPEKVIKTVKTHLEGEEDLTDIAPMIMSVREDPVYKTEGSTPFLASLLVAFVNQGNYDSRYRVFLRHLTTLLGVVWTEFEDVEDSLASTLLEEQFVESEHSRTVREKTARNKKIKRYLMIGAAGGVGGVLIGLTGGLAAPLVAASAGMLIGGGAVAGLATTAGAAVLGTTMGVAGAGFTGYKMKKRVGAIEEFSVETLSEGVSLSCSLVVSGWIESDTSPDQAFVHQWRHLRHTKEQYTLRYESNYLMELGNAIEYLMSFAVSVAIQQTLLETALAGLVSAVAWPVALMSVSSVLDNPWNVCVSRAAEVGEQLAEVLLSRSHGKRPITLIGFSLGARVIFHCLLTMSKRSESVGIIEDVILLGAPVTASPKEWSKVCTVVSGRVINGYCETDWLLRFLYRTMSAQFRIAGTGPIDNRNSKKIYNYNLSHIVKGHMDYSKRLTEVLNAVGVKVGPHSEDSVVDLTQLEGPHEATGQAEEAINYQSTGEEEEHPIVHPINLENIHEVKVLDSPHKNEF; encoded by the exons ATGAGCAAGTGCGCCACACCGACACCGTCCACTTCTTCGAACTCCAGTGACGAG GCAAAACGCAGTCCTCAACCTATGTCGAGAGGATTTCCTCAACGAAATATGTCTACGACATCTAGCAATGGGAGCA ATTCACCACGCCACCGTTCACTGGAAACTCCGATAGTCCTTCAGCCGGCAACTCGATTTGCACTTGCCAATTTGACAACTACAGTTCTACGGTTAGACTTTTGGGATGACAATGACCCGAACTCAAT attcttctgTAAATCAACTTTCAACATAGTGACCCAATGCCTGGATCTACctgaaaaagtgataaaaactGTCAAGACCCACTTGGAAGGAGAAGAAGATCTCACTGATATTGCACCAATGATCATGTCAGTTCGAGAGGATCCTGTGTACAAAACGGAAGGATCTACACCGTTTCTAGCTAGTTTACTAGTGGCTTTTGTGAATCAAG GCAACTACGATAGCCGATACCGAGTGTTTCTCCGACACCTGACAACTCTCTTGGGAGTTGTGTGGACTGAATTTGAAGATGTTGAAGACTCGTTGGCCAGTACTTTATTGGAAGAACAATTTGTTGAATCTGA acatagTAGAACAGTTCGAGAAAAAACGGCCCGAAACAAGAAGATCAAGAGATATCTGATGATCGGAGCAGCTGGCGGAGTTGGTGGAGTACTCATCGGTCTTACTGGAGGGCTCGCGGCTCCACTTGTTGCCGCTTCAGCTGGAATGCTTATAGGTGGAGGTGCAGTTGCAGGGCTAGCCACAACTGCGGGAGCAGCTGTATTGGGTACAACAATGGGAGTAGCTGGAGCTGGATTTACTGGATATAAAATGAAGAAACGGGTCGGTGCAATTGAGGAGTTCAGTGTGGAGACGCTGTCTGAAGGAGTCAGCTTGAGTTGTTCACTGGTAGTTAGTGGATGGATTGAGAGTGATACAAGTCCAGACCAAGCATTTGTGCATCAGTGGAGGCATTTGAGGCATACGAAAGAACAGTATACATTAAG GTACGAGAGCAATTATCTCATGGAACTCGGAAACGCCATCGAGTATCTCATGAGTTTTGCGGTTTCCGTCGCCATCCAGCAAACGCTACTGGAAACTGCGTTGGCAG GTCTTGTTTCCGCTGTTGCCTGGCCTGTGGCTTTGATGTCCGTATCCTCGGTGCTCGATAATCCATGGAATGTGTGCGTTTCCCGTGCTGCTGAAGTTGGGGAGCAATTGGCAGAAGTCTTGTTGAGCAGATCTCATGGAAAGCGACCTATCACATTGATCGGGTTTAGTCTGGGTGCAAGAGTCATATTTCATTGTCTCCTAACAATGAGCAAGCGATCTGAAAGTGTTGGAATTATTGAAGATGTGATTCTACTCGGAGCCCCTGTAACAGCTTCTCCTAAAGAATGGTCAAAGGTGTGTACTGTAGTCAGTGGACGAGTTATCAATGGGTATTGTGAGACTGATTGGTTATTGAG ATTCCTCTACCGGACAATGAGCGCTCAGTTCAGAATTGCTGGGACTGGACCAATTGATAATCGGAATAGCAAGAAGATTTATAACTACAATTTGAGCCATATC gtgAAAGGTCACATGGACTACTCAAAACGTCTAACCGAGGTTCTGAATGCAGTCGGCGTTAAAGTTGGGCCACATTCCGAAGACAGTGTGGTCGACCTGACACAACTCGAAGGTCCACACGAAGCAACTGGTCAGGCGGAAGAAGCTATCAATTATCAGTCAACCGGTGAAGAGGAAGAGCATCCAATTGTGCATCcgataaatttagaaaatatccaTGAAGTCAAAGTTTTAGATAGTCCTCACAAAAACGaattctga
- the F35D11.4 gene encoding CYTH domain-containing protein (Confirmed by transcript evidence) produces MSRNVEIKAKVQNLDETVRRAVEISGKQPTILKQHDIFYESPNGRLKMRSVEENGVAHTELIWYDRSDVAGPKLSNFNKFDVPSEVLDALKLSLQSSMGVKGEVKKTRTLVLHGQTRIHIDRVDGLGDFMELEVCLSPEETPEHGEKIAHEIRELLAVPETDLLTGAYMDMLKA; encoded by the exons ATGTCGAGAAACGTGGAAATCAAggcaaaagttcaaaatctcGATGAGACGGTTCGCCGCGCCgtggaaatttccggaaaacagCCGACTATCTTGAA GCAGCATGACATCTTTTACGAGTCACCGAATGGCCGCCTGAAGATGAGAAGCGTTGAGGAGAACGGAGTG gccCACACAGAGCTTATTTGGTACGATAGATCTGACGTGGCTGGCCCGAAGCTCagtaatttcaacaaattcgaCGTTCCATCTGAAGTTCTTGATGCTCTGAAGCTCTCCCTCCAATCCTCAATGGGAGTCAAAGGAGAGGTGAAAAAGACGAGAACTCTGGTGCTCCACGGTCAAACACGAATTCATATTGATCGCGTCGATGGGCTCGGTGATTTTATGGAGTTGGAAGTGTGCCTGTCGCCTGAAGAGACTCCAGAGCACGGAGAGAAGATAGCTCATGAGATTCGGGAGCTGCTCGCCGTGCCAGAGACCGATTTGCTCACTGGTGCCTATATGGATATGTTGAAGGCTTGA
- the clec-139 gene encoding C-type lectin domain-containing protein (Confirmed by transcript evidence) — MRSVFLILIVALCGVVEASNATEKEVVCPKGFKLYERKPTQRNKFTKNWCMKVIENEDVYDRPIARSVCLDYDAVITNVENQEELDDINALIRKNNKRVAVDGVFNPKCRGFSDWRMRKFGGLCAKEKELFILEDDHTDPAFILTKWSGEPPTSSDKYQEKGDSTEIFTIAECLSLHNLQAIKNTGNLKDFLCGEEPDKQVGEVPFFGVLCGCAPV; from the exons ATGAGAAGTGTTTTTCTGATTCTTATTGTTGCCTTATGCGGCGTTGTTGAAGCATCTAATGCAACAGAGAAAGAAGTTGTATGTCCGAAAGGATTCAAGTTGTATGAGAGGAAGCCGACGCAGAGGAATAAGTTCACGAAGAACTGGTGTATGAAG gtaatagAAAACGAGGATGTCTATGATCGACCTATCGCAAGATCAGTTTGCCTAGATTATGACGCAGTTATTACGAATGTCGAGAACCAAGAGGAGCTGGATGATATCAATG ctttaattcgaaaaaacaataaacGAGTCGCAGTGGACGGAGTGTTCAATCCAAAATGCCGAGGTTTCAGCGACTGGCGAATGAGAAAGTTTGGAGGACTTTGCGCAAAAGAAAAAGag CTATTTATTCTGGAGGACGATCACACCGATCCAGCGTTCATTCTCACAAAGTGGTCTGGAGAACCGCCAACTTCATCAGACAAGTATCAGGAGAAGGGGGACTCTAC agaaattttcacaatCGCTGAATGTCTATCTCTACATAATCTCCAGGCAATCAAGaatactggaaatttgaaggatttttt gtgcGGCGAAGAACCAGACAAACAAGTCGGCGAGGTGCCATTCTTCGGAGTTCTGTGTGGATGTGCTCCagtataa
- the clec-137 gene encoding C-type LECtin (Partially confirmed by transcript evidence) has product MLKAFYEVQYKMLVLFLLFLAVPEFSAKDPRCPGNFTYFKRTPTAKNNFTKGWCLGIFNETDLGNRDRARSVCIYYNASLSIPENSHELEVISKTASLRNISVPIALDGQLSPRCKFAIYKGQVKGAKRFNQTSEEGICNIKYELFIYDDINTDTSFIRTKLGVSAGSNVRSVQADDDIEYRSTADCTVLEKGSYHYSNGTLKDGHTNLMDCMGQLAGSKRLPEKNVTAVLCGRLPF; this is encoded by the exons ATGCTGAAAGCCTTCTATGAAGTTCAGTATAAAATGTTAGTTCTATTCCTACTATTTTTGGCAGTCCCAGAATTTTCTGCGAAGGATCCAAGATGCCCGGGAAACTTTACGTATTTCAAGAGAACACCGACggcaaaaaataactttacaAAGGGATGGTGCTTGGGG attttcaatgAAACGGATCTGGGAAATCGCGACCGAGCCCGTTCAGTATGTATCTATTACAATGCGTCGTTGagtattccagaaaattcacaCGAACTCGAAGTGATTTCTA agaCTGCTAGCTTGAGAAACATTTCCGTACCAATCGCTCTTGATGGACAACTCTCTCCAAGATGCAAATTCGCAATTTACAAAGGACAAGTAAAGGGTGCAAAACGATTTAATCAAACTTCTGAAGAAGGAATTTGCAATATTAAATATGAATTGTTCATATATGATGATATTAATACGGATACTTCATTCATTCGCACAAAGCTAGGTGTTTCGGCAGGATCAAACGTAAGAAGTGTACAAGCTGATGATGATATCga gtatCGCAGTACAGCAGATTGTACCGTTTTGGAAAAAGGATCGTATCACTATTCTAATGGAACACTAAAAGATGGGCACACTAATTTGATGGATTGTATGGGACAGCTAGCTGGCTCCAAGAGGCtaccagaaaaaaatgtcacCGCCGTTCTTTGTGGCCGATTGCCGTTCTAA
- the clec-136 gene encoding C-type lectin domain-containing protein (Confirmed by transcript evidence) — protein MFVFFLLFLTAVFAKDPQCPEGFSHVKRVPTARNNHTKDWCLGVFQFKNMGNRDRARSFCSYVNASLTIPENEHEIQVFSEIARAHGIEAPYAVDGQISPKCNGRINKVEIILRHRFNSTEEKGDCNIKNNLFLFDDVNSDTTFMLSHYKRRLPAAYMVHQADNGPIFRFAADCIVLKSGIVKANGTETRKNWGSLEFCVGKNAVQAYTDDEKPYGNDVEAVLCGRHPL, from the exons atgttcgttttctttttgctatttttgacTGCGGTTTTCGCAAAGGATCCACAATGCCCAGAAGGGTTTTCTCATGTCAAGAGAGTCCCAACTGCAAGGAACAATCATACAAAGGACTGGTGTTTGGGC GTTTTCCAATTCAAGAACATGGGAAACCGAGACCGAGCTCGATCATTTTGCAGTTATGTGAACGCTTCATTGACCATTCCAGAAAATGAGCACGAGATTCAAGTGTTTTCTG aaatcgCCCGAGCTCATGGAATTGAAGCTCCTTATGCTGTTGACGgtcaaatttctccaaaatgcAACGGTCGTATTAATAAAGTCGAAATCATACTTCGTCATCGATTCAACAGTACAGAAGAAAAAGGAGATTGTAATATCAAGAATAATCTATTTTTGTTCGATGATGTCAATAGTGACACTACATTCATGCTGAGCCATTACAAACGTCGACTTCCAGCTGCTTATATGGTTCATCAAGCTGACAATGGTCCAAT ATTCCGATTCGCCGCTGATTGCATTGTTCTAAAATCTGGAATTGTCAAGGCTAATGGCACAGAAACAAGAAAGAATTGGGGAAGTTTGGAGTTTTGTGTGGGAAAAAATGCAGTGCAGGCTTATACAGACGATGAAAAACCATATGGAAACGACGTGGAAGCAGTTTTGTGTGGAAGACATCCACTTTAA